The bacterium DNA segment GTCGTTCGCCTTGGTTGAGACGGCGCTCAGCACCTGCTCGGACGGCACGTGCACGTTGCCCTGCACGACCACCTCGACGACCCGCTGGGGCGGTACGACCTGCGGCGGCACGCCGGGCTGCGGCACGAACGGTGACGGCGCGACGGGCCCCGGCGGCGGCACCGGAACGGAGGGCACCGGCGATGTGGGCGTCACCGGCGCCGCGGGCGACGTCGGCGTGACGGGTGACGCCGGCGTGACGGGTGATGTCGGGGTGACCGGCGCGGCCGGCTGCGTCGGGCTCGGCGGCGCCTGGGCGCGCAGCACCGGCGCCAGCCACTGCCCGGCCGAGAGGCCGGCGAGCCCGGGCGCGAGCACCAATGCCACCCCCAGCAGCAGCGCGCGAGACGCCGCCGTCCCGAGCACGCGCATTTGTCCCTGTCTCCTGTCGTCCTTGGGTGCGGTCACACCGACCTCCGTCTCAAATACCGGCGTTCAGCGTCCCCGGGCATATTGGCGCCGGGCCGCGCGTTCTAGAACGTCGGCGAAGGCGTCCTGAGATCCACCGGCACCGCGAATTGTGGCGGCCGGCCGTCTTGCCCCGCGGAGCCGGGATCACCCGGCCTGCCGGCGGTGGTCTGTTCACGATCAGGCATCAAGAACTCTCCCGAGTCGAGCCGCACGATCGTCCGCGAGATTCCCCCGCCGAGCGGGCCGCCTTGACCCGGGATGGCCGCCGATCCGTCCCGCGCGGCCAGCGTCTCGTGCCGCCCCAGCCCGGGCCCCAGCGAGGCATACCCGAGCCCCGCGGCGAGGACCGCCGCGGCCGCGATCGCCGCCGCGGCGCGCGGCCATCTCCCACGCCGGCTTCGATCGGCCTCCTGCCCGTCCGCGAGGGGAGCAGCGGACCTCGCGACCGCGGTTCCGGTCTCGCGGGCCTGACGGATCTCCGCCTCGGCCAGCATCAACCGGAGCAAGGCCGCCGGCGCGTTGCCGCGCCGCCAGTCGCCCCGGGCGCGCCCCAGCCATTCTTCGGCGTGGCGGATGTGGCGCAGCAGCGGGTCCGGTCGGGCCATCTTCTACTCCACCGCCGGACGCGGCCGGAGCGCCGGCGCGAACATCTCGCGGAGCTTCCGCAGCACCTGCTGCTGGAGGCGGTAGAAGTGTGACAGGCTGATCTTGAGTTCGTCGGCGATGCGACCCGGTTCCTCCGCCGCGAGAAACGCCCCGACCAGAATCCGGCGTTCGCGCGCCGGCAGCCCGTCGATCGCCGCGACGATCTGGCGCACGAGCACCGCATCCTCGACGGACGCGAGCGCGTCCGCGGCGGCCGCATCGGGCACCTTCGCAAGCGCCTCCGCGGCGTCCTCGACGTCCGCTCCCCGCCCCCGCTCCCGCCGCAGCGCGTTGAGGATGCGGCCGCGAATGCGGTAGGTCGCAAACGTACTGAACCGCACGCCGCGATCCGGATCGAATCGCTCGACGGCCTGGATCAACCCGACGGTGCCTTCCTGGATCATGTCCATCAAGACGGCCTCGTGGAGCCGCAGCGCCATCGCCACTTTGAACACCAGCGGCTGATAGGCCTCGATCAGGCGCGCGCGGCTCCGGCGGTTCCCGCGCTGCTTGTAGGCCTGCCAGAGACGCCGCTCCTCGGCCGGGCGCAGAAGCTCGACCTGGTGCAGTTCGCGCAGGTACTCGTTCAGCACGGACGGAGCCCCATCCTTACAGTATCCACGCCGCGGGCCCGGCGTTCTCGGACCGCCCGGCGTCGCGAGTCCGGCGCGCGGGTTAGAACGGGAAATGCGTCAGCAGGAAGAATCCGTTGTCCCCCAATGTGTCCACGTCGTACGAGAAGGACATGCTCGGGCTCACGAGGTACTCGAGCCCGAGCACAGTATAGGACTGCCCGGCCAGCGTCGGCCGCGTGTACGGACCCGGCAGCACCGTCGGCGTCGAACCGGGCGACGTCGCCTGCGCGAACACCTCGGTCAACGTCACGTAGAACTTGGCCGTGAGAAACTTGCCGATCCGCAGCGTCACCGGGCTCTGGGTGTCATAGGAGACCGTCAGCTCGTCCAGGTGCAGGGCCCGCTGAATCGCCGAGGTCACGGACCCGATCAGCAGCCGCCCCAGCTCCCGTCCCGCAAGCCCGGTCGGCGTTCCGGCTTCGCCGGTCGCGCCGAACACGAGCGCCAGGATGTCGCTCTGGCTCATCGGCGGCTCGGAACTCCACACCACCGACGGGTTGGAGAGCGGTCCCGCGACGTCCACGAACACGCGGGTATCGCCGATCTGACCCTGGGCCCGCGCCGTCACGAGCGGCGTGAGCCCGAGGCCTTCCGAGAACGTCGCCCGCCCCTCGAGCACCGTGAACGCGGTGCCGAAGAGGTTCACGCTGCCGCCGTCGGACCTGACCTCACCGGAGAGCTTGGGCTGGGCCAGCGTGCCGCCGGCGTGGACGCTGCCGGTGAGCGCGAGCTGTACGGGGCCCTCGCCGTACGACACGGCGGCGCCGGTCCCGACGGTGACGTCGAGATTGACGGGCGGCGCCGGCGTCTGCGCGAGCGGCGCGCCGCCGCCGGGCACCGACCCGGCGTAGGTCACGCGGCCGCCCGACACCGTCACCCCGCCCGAGAGCAGCGGGCCGCCGGCCGGTCCTTTCAGCGCGAGGTTCGCGTCGACGCGGCCGGTGTACACCCCGGGCACGTCCACGTTCAGCTGCCTGGCGGTCAGGCCCAAGTCCAGCGTCTGAGGCCGGAAGTTGCTCACCGCGGCGGTGCCCTGGATCGCCAGATGCCCGCCTCCGATGTCGGCCGAGACGTTGTGCACTTCGACCAGATCGTGGGAAAACGTGATGTTCGCGGCGATGTTCTCGAGCGGCGTCCGCATCGGCGCCCACCGCATCCGGCCGCCCGTGGCCTGCACGGATCCGCTCATGGTCGGCTGGGCGACCGTGCCGCCGACCGACACTTCCCCGGCCACCGTGCCGGACGCATCCTGGATCGCCGGCGTCACGAGCGTCAGAAGGCTCAGGTCGGCGTCCTCGAGGTGCAGCGCGAGCCGGAGCGCGCCGTGAGGATCGAGGGCGAACCGGTCCCCGGCAACCGGCAGCGTCCCCTCCACCACCAGCCGGTGGCTGCCTTTCGCAAGCATCCCATCCTGAATCGTGATCGTGCCGTTCTTGTAGTAGGCCAGCGCCGCCACCCGGTCGACCGTCGCGCCGGGCACCCCGGCGTCGCTCGCCTCGAGGGACAGACCGGCGGTCGGATTGGCGGCCGGCCCCGTCCACTGCATCGTGAAATCCACGCTGCCGACGAGCGGCTGCTTCAGATGGAAGATCGGCACGAAGATCGCCGGGTCGAGACTGCTGGCAGACAGCTCCACCGCGCTGGTGCCGTTGAGGCTGACCTGGCCGCGGGCCGCGATGCTGCCGCGCCCCGGATGGAGCTCAAACACCCGGATGTCGATCGCGCCGTGGCTCAGCACCAGGTCCGCGGCCCCCGTACCGGCCGGCACGCCGCCGATGCTGGCGCCGCTGAGCGCCAGTGTCAGCTGCGCCGACGGATCGCGCAATGGCCCGGCCAGCGCGACGTCCCCGTCGATCAGCCCCTCGACCTTCGCCGGCAGCCGCAGTCCCGCGGCGTCGACCAGCGTGGCGATGCGGCCGTGGGTGACGTGGAGGTTCAAATCGGCGGCCGGCTCGCCCACCCAGGACACGCTGCCGGTCAGGCTGTAGCTCGCATCGCCCTGCACAAGATCGAGCGGCGAAAGCCGGACCTGGCCGCTGCGGTAGTCCACGATCCCGGATGCGGAGAACGCCTGCCCCCGCATCCACAGGTCCGGCGACAGGAGACGGCCCTGGAACTCGGGGTCGGCGAGCGTGCCGGTCACGCGGCCGTCCACCGTGACCGT contains these protein-coding regions:
- a CDS encoding sigma-70 family RNA polymerase sigma factor, with protein sequence MLNEYLRELHQVELLRPAEERRLWQAYKQRGNRRSRARLIEAYQPLVFKVAMALRLHEAVLMDMIQEGTVGLIQAVERFDPDRGVRFSTFATYRIRGRILNALRRERGRGADVEDAAEALAKVPDAAAADALASVEDAVLVRQIVAAIDGLPARERRILVGAFLAAEEPGRIADELKISLSHFYRLQQQVLRKLREMFAPALRPRPAVE